From the genome of Candidatus Caldatribacterium sp.:
TCTATCCACTGTCGGACTTCGTCGAGTTCTGGTGTTCTCTTCCGTTCCACGGTGACCACCCCACTTACATTGTACCGTAAAGCCCTTTTTGTGTGGTATACTCATAGAGGTATGAAGGTCATTGCGGAGAACCGAAAGGCTCGACATCTCTATGATATTCTCGAAAGATACGAGGCAGGGATTGAGCTCAAGGGAACCGAGGTCAAGTCTCTGCGGAACCATGCCGTAAGCCTTGATCAGAGTTTTTGCCACGTGAAGAACGGAGAAATGTGGCTCCACAATATGCACATCACTCCTTACCACTACGGTAACGTCTTCAACCACGATCCGAAAAGGCCCCGAAAGCTCCTCCTGAAAAAGCGAGAGATTCTCCGTCTTGGGTCTCTTGTGGAGCAAAAAGGCTTGACAATTGTTCCGCTACGGGTGTATTTTAACGACAGAGGTAAGGCAAAGGTAGAGATTGCCCTCGTCAAGCCCAAGAAATTGTACGACCGGCGCAGAGAACTCATGGAACGGGAAGAAAAAAGGACCCTCGAGCGTTTAATGAAGTACAGAGGATGAACGTGGGGGCGTAAGGGTCTCGACAGGGCCAAGAGGGGTTGAAG
Proteins encoded in this window:
- the smpB gene encoding SsrA-binding protein SmpB produces the protein MKVIAENRKARHLYDILERYEAGIELKGTEVKSLRNHAVSLDQSFCHVKNGEMWLHNMHITPYHYGNVFNHDPKRPRKLLLKKREILRLGSLVEQKGLTIVPLRVYFNDRGKAKVEIALVKPKKLYDRRRELMEREEKRTLERLMKYRG